A genomic window from Candidatus Methylomirabilota bacterium includes:
- a CDS encoding SDR family NAD(P)-dependent oxidoreductase: MRLPERVTAITGGALGIGRATGLAFAAEGALVALGDVELEAAQAVAKEIGEGGGKAIAVRVDVGDAGQVQAFVERVVAEFGRLDVMFANAGIAHSAPFLEHPEAQWHRVLRVNLTGVFLCCQAAARQMVKQGGGRIITTASINGFRGVENLVGYNAAKAGVVELTKTMAVELAQHSITVNAIAPAQIDTRLTRSLPEEARRRRVERIPLGRFGEPEDVARAALFLASDDARYITGHTLAVDGGYLAGGLWSGPKGSPPKV, encoded by the coding sequence ATGCGCTTGCCGGAACGGGTGACGGCCATCACAGGGGGAGCGCTCGGTATCGGGCGCGCGACAGGGCTGGCCTTCGCGGCCGAGGGTGCTCTGGTGGCACTCGGCGATGTCGAGCTCGAGGCCGCCCAGGCCGTGGCCAAGGAAATCGGCGAGGGTGGCGGCAAGGCCATCGCGGTCCGGGTGGATGTCGGTGACGCCGGGCAGGTGCAGGCCTTCGTGGAGCGGGTGGTCGCGGAATTCGGACGGCTCGACGTGATGTTCGCCAATGCGGGAATCGCGCATTCCGCGCCGTTCCTCGAGCATCCCGAGGCTCAGTGGCATCGCGTGCTGCGCGTCAATCTGACCGGCGTCTTCCTGTGCTGCCAGGCCGCCGCGCGCCAGATGGTCAAGCAGGGCGGGGGACGGATCATCACCACCGCGTCGATCAATGGCTTTCGCGGGGTCGAGAACCTCGTCGGCTACAACGCCGCCAAGGCCGGCGTGGTCGAGCTGACGAAGACCATGGCGGTGGAGCTGGCCCAGCATTCCATCACGGTGAACGCGATCGCCCCCGCCCAGATCGACACGCGGCTCACCCGGAGCCTTCCCGAGGAGGCGCGGCGCCGGCGAGTGGAGCGCATTCCGCTGGGACGCTTCGGCGAGCCTGAGGACGTGGCGCGGGCCGCCCTTTTCCTCGCGTCCGACGACGCGCGCTACATCACCGGACACACCCTCGCGGTGGACGGCGGCTATTTGGCGGGAGGGCTCTGGTCCGGCCCGAAGGGAAGCCCGCCCAAAGTCTGA
- a CDS encoding LLM class flavin-dependent oxidoreductase — MITRFSTLYVGHIELEHCGLSGTPADDRRYSNDRLIEAFDTTIALARAADTLGYETLWLAEHHFQHEGYECIPNIPMLAVDLAHRTERIKIGCAFNVVPTWHPLRLAEDYATADILTKGRVVFGVGRGYHTREVESFGNPMLDAEANRELFEEQMEIILKAFREESFSHQGKRYTIPPEVPYRGYPLKEITLVPRPVRQPVEIWQPIVSGSARGLDFMARHGIKGIVSATAEELVQRWFRDYQEAARRHGRELELGEDLIFGFRMCIDETADRAMQKARPYFEEHAKVMAPLGMLRYGEEHVKAVVARQPQSATAATLENGVRNRAWLCGPPGDIVAYLKEIEQRYPGLDHVMIGWAIGTPREVMIEQLTRFAREVMPAFRR, encoded by the coding sequence ATGATCACGCGGTTCTCGACGCTCTACGTCGGTCATATCGAGCTCGAGCACTGCGGCCTGTCCGGTACGCCCGCCGATGACCGGCGGTATTCCAATGACCGGCTCATCGAGGCGTTCGACACCACCATCGCCCTGGCCCGCGCCGCCGACACGCTGGGCTACGAGACCCTGTGGCTGGCCGAGCACCACTTCCAGCACGAAGGGTACGAGTGCATCCCCAATATTCCGATGCTGGCCGTGGACCTCGCCCATCGCACCGAGCGCATCAAGATCGGCTGCGCCTTCAACGTCGTGCCCACCTGGCATCCCCTCCGGCTCGCCGAAGACTACGCCACCGCGGATATCCTGACCAAGGGCCGGGTCGTCTTCGGAGTCGGACGCGGCTACCACACCCGCGAAGTGGAGAGCTTCGGCAACCCGATGCTGGACGCCGAGGCGAACCGCGAGCTCTTCGAAGAGCAGATGGAGATCATCCTGAAGGCATTCCGTGAGGAATCCTTCTCGCACCAGGGCAAGCGATACACCATTCCCCCCGAGGTGCCCTATCGCGGGTACCCGTTGAAAGAGATCACGCTGGTGCCCCGACCCGTGCGTCAGCCCGTCGAGATCTGGCAGCCCATCGTGAGCGGCAGCGCACGGGGCCTGGACTTCATGGCCAGGCACGGCATCAAGGGCATCGTCTCGGCTACCGCCGAGGAGCTCGTCCAGCGCTGGTTCCGCGACTACCAGGAGGCGGCTCGCCGCCACGGACGAGAGCTCGAGCTCGGAGAGGACCTGATCTTCGGCTTCCGGATGTGCATCGATGAGACCGCGGATCGAGCGATGCAGAAGGCGCGGCCGTACTTCGAAGAGCACGCGAAGGTCATGGCCCCTCTGGGCATGCTGCGCTACGGCGAAGAGCACGTGAAGGCCGTGGTCGCCCGCCAGCCGCAGTCGGCGACCGCGGCCACTCTGGAGAACGGCGTGCGCAATCGCGCGTGGCTCTGCGGGCCGCCCGGAGACATCGTCGCCTATCTGAAAGAGATCGAGCAGCGGTACCCCGGGCTGGACCACGTCATGATCGGCTGGGCCATCGGGACGCCGAGAGAGGTCATGATCGAGCAACTCACCCGCTTTGCTCGAGAGGTCATGCCGGCGTTTCGCCGGTAG